Proteins co-encoded in one Prevotella sp. E13-27 genomic window:
- a CDS encoding nucleotidyl transferase AbiEii/AbiGii toxin family protein, whose translation MIPEYFIQEWKEKAPWTEPYMVEQDLIICRALISIFSDEFLASQLAFRGGTALHKLYLAPQPRYSEDIDLVQINPGPIKPIMYRLGEVLSWLPDRVTKQKRYNNTMLFRVESEIAPVVQIRLKVEINCFEHFNVLGLAKVPFSIENSWFTGSAELTTYHFEELLGTKLRALYQRKKGRDLFDLHCALTQRDVDVDKVMLCYKKYMEFVVDKAPSYKQFVNNMEEKIQDPEFLDDTTMLLRPEITFSPVEAYPLVYNTFIDRMESKRD comes from the coding sequence ATGATACCAGAGTATTTTATCCAAGAGTGGAAGGAGAAGGCTCCTTGGACTGAGCCTTATATGGTGGAGCAAGACCTCATTATCTGTCGTGCGCTGATAAGCATTTTCAGCGATGAGTTTCTTGCCTCGCAACTAGCATTTCGTGGAGGTACAGCCCTACATAAGCTATATTTGGCGCCGCAGCCCCGTTATAGTGAGGACATCGATCTGGTGCAGATTAATCCTGGTCCCATTAAGCCCATCATGTATCGATTGGGAGAAGTGCTTAGTTGGTTGCCCGACAGGGTGACCAAGCAGAAGCGTTACAATAATACGATGCTGTTTAGGGTGGAATCGGAAATAGCTCCAGTGGTGCAGATACGCCTGAAGGTGGAAATCAACTGCTTTGAGCATTTCAATGTACTTGGGCTGGCGAAGGTTCCTTTCAGTATTGAGAATTCGTGGTTTACTGGTTCTGCAGAACTGACAACCTACCACTTCGAGGAGTTGCTTGGTACCAAACTGCGTGCGCTTTATCAGCGAAAGAAGGGGCGCGACCTGTTTGACCTTCATTGTGCGCTAACCCAGCGTGATGTGGATGTAGACAAAGTGATGTTGTGTTACAAGAAGTATATGGAGTTTGTGGTGGATAAGGCTCCCTCATACAAGCAGTTCGTGAACAATATGGAGGAGAAAATACAAGACCCAGAATTCTTGGATGATACAACGATGCTCCTCCGACCCGAGATAACGTTTTCGCCAGTAGAGGCCTATCCTCTGGTCTACAATACGTTTATCGACAGGATGGAAAGCAAAAGAGACTGA
- a CDS encoding type IV toxin-antitoxin system AbiEi family antitoxin, with protein MIRGKYIITKEDVLAQGLSQTEDSLKTALSRLVKKGMIISPWQNFYVAVPTEYRLRGELPPSFYIDRLMKHLGRDYYVSLLSAAALNGAGHQRTMAFQVTVNGAPIRSGIKNGVRLDFTLRNPLPMAYVKQVKTQMGFMNVSSPELTALDLVLNEEKVGGLSRVAEVLIELAENLHFDESSLELLDFFNVPVIQRLGYLLDLIEEHELACSLLMLAQKHGKLFRKIRLKQSKPQTDVMTIDSRWKVIINQEIETDEI; from the coding sequence ATGATACGAGGAAAGTATATCATTACGAAGGAAGATGTGCTGGCTCAAGGACTGTCACAGACTGAGGATAGTCTGAAGACGGCTTTATCGAGGTTGGTCAAGAAGGGTATGATAATCTCTCCTTGGCAGAATTTCTATGTGGCGGTGCCTACTGAGTATCGGCTGAGGGGCGAGCTGCCACCATCTTTCTATATTGACAGACTGATGAAGCATCTCGGTAGGGATTATTACGTCTCTCTGTTGTCGGCTGCTGCGCTGAACGGTGCAGGTCATCAGCGAACTATGGCGTTTCAGGTGACAGTCAATGGAGCGCCTATCCGTTCTGGAATCAAAAATGGTGTAAGGCTTGATTTCACGCTTCGCAATCCGCTACCGATGGCCTACGTGAAGCAGGTAAAGACTCAGATGGGTTTCATGAATGTTTCTTCACCAGAGCTGACGGCGCTCGACTTGGTGCTTAATGAGGAGAAGGTGGGTGGACTGAGCCGTGTGGCAGAGGTGTTGATAGAACTTGCAGAGAACTTACATTTCGATGAATCAAGCTTAGAACTTCTTGATTTCTTCAATGTCCCCGTCATTCAACGCTTAGGCTACCTGCTCGATTTGATAGAAGAGCATGAGTTGGCATGTAGTTTGCTGATGCTTGCGCAAAAGCATGGAAAGCTGTTCAGAAAAATCCGTCTGAAGCAGTCGAAGCCCCAAACAGACGTGATGACCATTGACAGTAGATGGAAGGTGATTATCAATCAAGAAATAGAGACTGACGAAATATGA